One genomic region from Oryzias melastigma strain HK-1 linkage group LG19, ASM292280v2, whole genome shotgun sequence encodes:
- the LOC112141844 gene encoding WAP, Kazal, immunoglobulin, Kunitz and NTR domain-containing protein 2-like yields MTPKEASCAGFACTQQGSECDVWDGQPHCKCRERCGREPSFTCASDGMTYYNRCYMDAEACSKGVALTVVSCRFHLSWPKAGHPLPHVTTAGPTTTPPPPPTELQPPLVVSSPAQQVVRAGDTASFLCAVTGRPQPDIIWERRVPDGPRGVALRRNHVVGNMVVTNAGQLVIYNAQPTDSGAFMCTAQNPSGSVQTLHLLTVLPAEAPSPPSPTNQSLCPPEECPRPPGGQEDCGGVLERVGWFYEPNANACRSFPVCGGQEPPRGFESFQDCMRCCGPELAGPCGLPSQRGPCKAYEPRWAYSSALRGCHTFIYGGCGGNDNNFQSKQACEDSCPVPRGPRCAACRPRAKMLPSFCRSDFVITGRLTDVSQDKDAGHALVTIDKIFKDEKMGLRFFGAGPLEVTFLNVDWICSCPNITGAASEGLLLIMGHVSDGMAVLQPDSFMGAASPRRLRRLQDAASKNACEVLRAITSSPP; encoded by the coding sequence ATGACCCCCAAAGAGGCGAGCTGCGCGGGCTTCGCGTGCACGCAGCAGGGATCCGAGTGTGACGTCTGGGACGGCCAGCCCCACTGCAAGTGCCGCGAGCGCTGCGGGCGCGAGCCCAGCTTCACGTGCGCCTCGGACGGGATGACGTATTACAACCGCTGCTACATGGACGCGGAGGCGTGCTCCAAGGGGGTCGCGCTCACGGTGGTCTCGTGCCGCTTCCATCTCAGCTGGCCTAAGGCGGGTCACCCGCTGCCCCACGTGACCACGGCGGGCCCCACCACCACGCCCCCGCCGCCCCCCACCGAGCTGCAGCCCCCCCTGGTGGTCAGCAGCCCCGCCCAGCAGGTGGTGCGGGCGGGGGACACCGCCAGCTTCCTGTGCGCGGTCACGGGCCGGCCCCAGCCCGACATCATCTGGGAGAGGCGGGTGCCCGACGGGCCGCGGGGCGTGGCCTTGAGGCGGAACCACGTGGTTGGAAACATGGTGGTCACCAACGCGGGTCAGCTGGTCATCTACAACGCGCAGCCCACCGACTCGGGCGCGTTCATGTGCACGGCTCAGAACCCGTCCGGGTCGGTCCAGACGCTCCACCTCCTGACCGTGCTGCCCGCTGAGGCCCCCAGCCCACCTTCACCCACAAACCAGAGCCTCTGCCCCCCCGAGGAGTGCCCGAGGCCCCCTGGCGGGCAGGAGGACTGTGGGGGGGTCCTGGAGCGGGTCGGCTGGTTCTACGAGCCCAACGCCAATGCCTGCCGGAGCTTCCCGGTCTGCGGCGGCCAGGAGCCCCCCAGGGGGTTCGAGTCCTTCCAGGACTGCATGCGGTGCTGTGGCCCCGAGCTGGCGGGGCCCTGCGGACTCCCCAGCCAGCGGGGGCCCTGCAAAGCCTACGAGCCGCGGTGGGCGTACAGCAGCGCCCTGCGCGGCTGTCACACCTTCATCTACGGCGGCTGCGGCGGGAACGACAACAACTTCCAGTCCAAACAGGCCTGCGAGGACAGCTGCCCCGTCCCGAGGGGCCCCCGCTGCGCCGCCTGCCGGCCGCGCGCCAAGATGCTGCCCAGCTTCTGCCGTAGTGACTTCGTCATCACCGGCCGCCTGACGGACGTCAGCCAGGACAAGGACGCGGGCCACGCCCTCGTGACCATCGACAAGATCTTCAAGGACGAGAAGATGGGGCTGCGCTTCTTCGGGGCGGGGCCTCTGGAGGTCACCTTCCTGAACGTGGACTGGATCTGCTCCTGCCCAAACATCACGGGCGCCGCGAGCGAGGGCCTCCTCCTCATCATGGGCCACGTCAGCGACGGCATGGCGGTGCTACAGCCCGACAGCTTCATGGGCGCCGCCAGCCCTCGCCGCCTCCGGAGGCTGCAGGACGCCGCGTCCAAGAACGCCTGCGAGGTCCTCAGGGCGATCACCAGCAGCCCCCCGTAG